Proteins co-encoded in one Halorussus vallis genomic window:
- a CDS encoding HD domain-containing protein, with the protein MSEIEESDGEPKGYRGYDPEEDHAFPDERLNAVLEFIEEDEVIQAYLDSQNVNPVVRKGYNDHGRKHIEIVRNRALALYNLLKAGGVDFNGASEQGLEESDESVIVAFASTIHDIGHVVHRDEHAYWSIPLAADLLDRVLPELGFYDEAECVRMKGEILHAILCHHTEEDPLTTEAGVVRVADALDMEKGRSRIPYEKGGRGINTVSSQAIQRVSLMQGDTVPVLVEIEMLNAAGVYQVDNLLKAKLQDSGLEDDIRIVAVNIREDENQLVERVEL; encoded by the coding sequence ATGAGCGAGATAGAAGAGTCAGACGGCGAACCGAAGGGCTACCGCGGCTACGACCCCGAGGAGGACCACGCCTTCCCCGACGAGCGGCTGAACGCGGTCCTCGAGTTCATTGAGGAGGACGAAGTCATCCAGGCGTACCTCGACTCCCAGAACGTCAACCCCGTGGTCCGCAAGGGGTACAACGACCACGGTCGGAAACACATCGAGATCGTCCGCAACCGGGCGCTCGCGCTCTACAACCTGCTGAAGGCCGGCGGCGTCGACTTCAACGGCGCGTCCGAACAGGGGCTGGAGGAGTCCGACGAGAGCGTCATCGTGGCGTTCGCGTCGACGATCCACGACATCGGCCACGTTGTCCACCGCGACGAGCACGCCTACTGGTCGATTCCGCTCGCGGCCGACCTGCTGGACCGGGTCCTCCCCGAACTCGGCTTCTACGACGAGGCCGAGTGCGTCCGGATGAAAGGCGAGATCCTCCACGCCATCCTCTGTCACCACACCGAGGAGGACCCGCTGACCACCGAGGCGGGCGTGGTCCGGGTCGCCGACGCACTCGACATGGAGAAGGGTCGCTCGCGCATCCCCTACGAGAAGGGCGGACGCGGCATCAACACCGTCTCCAGCCAGGCCATCCAGCGCGTCTCGCTGATGCAGGGCGACACCGTCCCCGTCCTCGTGGAGATCGAGATGCTGAACGCCGCGGGCGTCTACCAGGTCGACAACCTGCTGAAGGCGAAGTTGCAGGACTCCGGCCTCGAAGACGACATCCGCATCGTCGCGGTCAACATCCGCGAGGACGAGAACCAGTTGGTCGAGCGCGTCGAACTGTAG
- a CDS encoding glycosyltransferase has product MSYRVAAFTDTYLPTVNGVTYTIKSWRDWWEGDDCRMDVVYPGSDGHRPEEGEHPIRSLPFPFYDGYRLGAPSVPEAVQDAEVVHAHTPFNIGLGGLRLARKRDVPFVASYHTPTSEYAEYVSPTDSVAALVGRTCEAYERWFFGRADAVLTPSEATRDHVRDVVGVDAPVEVVSNGVDTDRFRPVETGDFLARHDLDGDRPLIGYTGRHGYEKRLSELVEAAAEMDVTVVFGGDGPARKTLERQADELGADARFLGFLDREEMAAFYSALDVFAFPSPVETQGLVAMEANACGTPVVGANAGALENTIVDGETGYHYESGDVDDFRDAIRRALAERGRLAETCLDRREEMSVEHAVERLRDVYARVA; this is encoded by the coding sequence ATGAGCTATCGGGTCGCCGCGTTCACCGACACCTACCTGCCGACGGTCAACGGCGTCACCTACACCATCAAGTCGTGGCGAGACTGGTGGGAGGGCGACGACTGCCGGATGGACGTGGTCTATCCCGGGTCGGACGGCCACCGCCCCGAGGAGGGCGAACACCCCATCCGAAGCCTGCCGTTCCCGTTCTACGACGGCTACCGCCTCGGGGCGCCGAGCGTCCCCGAGGCGGTCCAGGATGCGGAGGTCGTCCACGCCCACACGCCGTTCAACATCGGCCTCGGCGGCCTGCGACTCGCGCGCAAGCGCGACGTACCGTTCGTGGCGTCCTACCACACGCCGACCAGCGAGTACGCCGAGTACGTCTCGCCGACCGACTCGGTCGCGGCGCTCGTCGGCCGGACCTGCGAGGCCTACGAGCGGTGGTTCTTCGGCCGCGCCGACGCCGTGCTCACCCCGAGCGAGGCGACCCGCGACCACGTCCGGGACGTGGTCGGGGTGGACGCGCCGGTCGAGGTGGTCTCCAACGGCGTCGACACCGACCGGTTCCGTCCGGTCGAAACCGGCGACTTCCTGGCCCGCCACGACCTCGACGGCGACCGACCGCTAATCGGCTACACCGGCCGACACGGCTACGAGAAGCGACTCTCCGAACTGGTCGAGGCCGCCGCCGAGATGGACGTGACCGTCGTCTTCGGCGGTGACGGCCCCGCCCGGAAGACCCTCGAGCGGCAGGCCGACGAACTGGGCGCCGACGCCCGCTTCCTCGGGTTCCTCGACCGCGAGGAGATGGCGGCGTTCTACTCGGCGCTCGACGTCTTCGCGTTTCCGAGTCCGGTCGAAACCCAGGGTCTGGTCGCGATGGAGGCCAACGCCTGCGGGACGCCCGTGGTCGGCGCGAACGCCGGCGCGCTCGAAAACACCATCGTCGACGGCGAGACGGGGTACCACTACGAGAGCGGCGACGTTGACGACTTCCGGGACGCGATTCGCCGGGCGCTCGCCGAACGCGGCCGACTCGCCGAGACGTGTCTCGACCGTCGCGAGGAGATGAGCGTCGAACACGCCGTCGAGCGACTCCGGGACGTGTACGCGCGCGTCGCGTAG